In Marivirga salinae, a single window of DNA contains:
- a CDS encoding geranylgeranylglyceryl/heptaprenylglyceryl phosphate synthase, with amino-acid sequence MTEKKKLNHLITQKANGQKFFALLIDPDKVHDRASLQRLVNMAIENEVDFFFVGGSLIVSDFLSSCIADIKSATDIPIILFPGNNQYIDLQSDAILYLSLISGRNPDLLIGQHVLSAPILKRSKMEVWPTGYMLIDGGNKTSVSYMSNTNPIPHDKSDIAVSTAIAGELLGLQLIYMDAGSGADKMISEKMIASVKRAVDIPLIIGGGINSVAKAKNAWKSGADVIVVGNAIEQNPQLLIEMTEAKILLNQKLHRI; translated from the coding sequence ATGACAGAGAAGAAGAAGCTTAACCATCTTATAACTCAAAAGGCAAACGGACAGAAATTTTTTGCCTTGCTCATTGATCCTGATAAAGTTCATGACAGAGCTTCTTTACAGCGCTTGGTCAATATGGCGATCGAAAATGAAGTAGACTTCTTCTTTGTAGGCGGAAGTCTGATTGTTTCTGATTTTCTAAGCAGTTGTATAGCTGATATTAAATCTGCCACTGATATTCCTATAATTCTATTTCCAGGAAATAATCAATATATCGATCTGCAATCTGATGCTATCCTTTACCTTTCTTTGATTTCAGGTCGAAATCCTGATTTATTGATAGGTCAGCATGTTTTATCTGCTCCGATTTTGAAAAGAAGTAAAATGGAAGTTTGGCCTACAGGCTATATGCTTATTGATGGCGGCAATAAAACCTCAGTTTCCTATATGAGCAATACGAATCCTATCCCTCATGACAAAAGTGACATAGCAGTAAGCACTGCCATTGCAGGTGAATTATTAGGTCTTCAGCTTATTTATATGGATGCAGGCAGTGGAGCTGATAAAATGATCAGTGAAAAAATGATTGCTTCTGTTAAAAGAGCAGTTGATATTCCATTAATAATTGGAGGTGGTATTAATTCCGTAGCTAAAGCAAAAAACGCCTGGAAATCAGGCGCTGATGTGATAGTTGTGGGTAATGCCATAGAGCAAAACCCACAATTATTGATAGAAATGACTGAAGCAAAGATTTTGCTCAATCAAAAATTACATAGAATCTAA
- a CDS encoding AraC family transcriptional regulator, protein MEDYNKIIESLGVKFVKAKNIKIQKPVTVNNLYEVENKVIWVNKGEVLLGEEKLLAKEGDFAFIPGGKAHQITYGRGSQIETITNDKFITGKAEYFNSISHDELLIEGGDSFSYISFEAKVFDSVNFFASLDIPPFIFSNDTIKSLHDKVFEELKSEEPGSDRMVKVLTEYLLVELFRHIVRNKLFVEQLATNSTYFKDPRLIDIFNYINEHLGGDLSNKKLAEVANVSEDYVGQYFKMLTGINPQDYIEYQRMEEAVTLLRTSKKSIRDIGHEVGYKDTAYFCRRFKMMFGIPAGKMRRRESLMNV, encoded by the coding sequence ATGGAAGATTACAACAAAATCATTGAGTCTTTGGGCGTTAAATTCGTCAAAGCAAAGAATATTAAAATTCAAAAGCCTGTAACCGTAAATAACCTCTATGAAGTAGAGAACAAAGTTATTTGGGTCAATAAGGGAGAAGTGCTGTTGGGGGAAGAAAAATTACTGGCTAAGGAAGGTGATTTTGCTTTTATTCCTGGTGGAAAAGCACATCAAATCACCTACGGTAGAGGTAGTCAAATCGAAACCATTACCAATGATAAATTCATAACTGGCAAGGCGGAATATTTTAATTCCATTAGTCATGATGAATTATTAATAGAAGGTGGAGATAGCTTTAGTTATATTTCATTCGAAGCGAAAGTATTCGATTCTGTTAACTTTTTCGCATCACTTGACATTCCTCCATTCATTTTCAGTAATGATACCATCAAGTCATTACACGATAAGGTTTTTGAAGAATTAAAGAGCGAGGAACCAGGCTCTGACCGAATGGTAAAAGTCCTAACGGAATATTTACTAGTTGAATTATTTAGACATATTGTTCGTAACAAATTATTTGTTGAGCAATTGGCTACTAATAGTACTTATTTTAAAGATCCTCGTTTAATTGACATCTTCAACTATATAAATGAGCACTTAGGTGGTGATTTATCCAATAAGAAGCTTGCTGAGGTTGCTAATGTGTCGGAAGATTATGTTGGTCAATATTTCAAAATGCTAACAGGTATTAATCCTCAGGATTATATCGAGTATCAGCGAATGGAAGAAGCGGTTACCTTATTGAGAACTTCTAAGAAAAGCATCAGAGATATTGGACATGAAGTTGGATATAAAGATACTGCATACTTCTGCCGAAGATTTAAAATGATGTTCGGAATTCCTGCAGGAAAAATGAGAAGAAGAGAATCTTTAATGAACGTTTAA